The sequence below is a genomic window from Coregonus clupeaformis isolate EN_2021a unplaced genomic scaffold, ASM2061545v1 scaf2998, whole genome shotgun sequence.
ATATTGAACATTGTGCCAGCATGATTCATACCCCTATCCAAACATTCTATATCCTGTGTAGATGTAATAGTACTGTTAGTTCCTAAGGTGGCCATATGTCCACTCACTGTTTCATAACTACGACTACTTGAATGTTACTGTTTTCACAACCCAGTTTTCACTGATCATAAAAAGTGGGCAACTCGTTGCCCAGGATGCATTTCTCCTCCGCACCCTTTTCATCGATAGTGACAAGGTAGGCCACACCTCCGCTGGAACCATCTCGACTCATGGCCAATGAaagtgctgagagaggagaggtgaagaaagagagagcgagggagagtatATTATTGACAAATGACACATCTTAATAGCGTCTAATTCATGCTGTTTAGGTCATATATCGACACATAGCTGTATTTTAAAAGTGCACTGTCACTCACTGTTGACAACAAACTGTTGGCAGTCCTCTTTGCTCATGGCCTTCCGGTACTCTGCATCAACAAACCCATAGACGTAGGAGCTTCCGGAGCCGCCGACCGCAAAGGGTTGTCTGGACAACAGGCCATTCAGGGTCACGTACACCTAGGAGCGGTCAATGAGAGGGGGAATGCTTGAGCACAGCAACCTAGCAAATGCTGAAGTGAGTAAAATATTATGCAGACTAGTGAATAACTGTGAGTTTGAAGCAACTGTGAGCTTGATTCTGTAGGGGAGAACCGGGACGAAAGTAacacttttagttttttttcTAATTTATCAGATCGATAGAGCTAGAGAGACCATATTTTATGACAAACaacttatatacagtggggagaacaagtatttgatacactgccgattttgcaggttttcctacttacaaagcatgtagaggtctgtaatttttatcataggtacacttcaactgtgagagacggaatctaaaacaaaaatccagaaaatcacattgtatgatttttaagtaattaatttgctttttattgcatgacataagtatttgatcacctaccaaccagtaagaattccggctctcacagacctgttagtttttctttaagaagccctcctgttctccactcattacctgtattaactgcacctgtttgaactctttacctgtataaaagacacctgtccacacactcaatcaaacagactccaacctctccacaatggccaagaccagagagctgtgtaaggacattagggataaaaatgtagacctgcacaaggctgggatgggctacaggacaataggcaagcagcttggtgagaaggcaacaactgttggcgcaattattagaaaatggaagaagttcaagatgacggtcaatcaccctctgtctggggttccatgcaagatctcacctcgtggggcatcaatgatcatgaggaaggtgagggatcagcccagaactacacggcaggacctggtcaatgacctgaagagagctgggaccacagtctcaaagaaaaccattagtaacacactacgccgtcatggattaaaatcctgcagggcacgcaaggtccccctgctcaagccagcgcatgcccaggcccgtctgaagtttgccaataaccatctggatgatccagaggaggaatgggagaaggtcatgtggtctgatgagacaaaaatagagctttttggtctaaactccactcgccgtgtttggaggaagaagaaggatgagtacaaccccaagaacaccatcccaaccgtgaagcatggaggtggaagcatcattctttggggatgcttttctgcaaatggggacaggacgactgcaccgtattgaggggaggatggatggggccatgtatcgcgagagcttggccaacaacctccttctctcagtaagagcattgaagatgggtcgtggctgggtcttccagcatgacaacgacccgaaacacacagccagggcaactaaggagtggctccgtaagaagcatctcaaggtcctagagtggcctagctagtctccagacctgaacccaatagaaaatctttggagggagctgaaagtccgtattgcccagcgacagccccgaaacctgaaggatctggagaaggtctgtatggaggagtgggccaaaatccctgctgcagtgtgtgcaaacctggtcaagacctacaggaaacgtatgatctctgtaattgcaaacaaaggtttctgtaccaaatattaagttatgcttttctgatgtatcatatacttatgtcatgcaataaaatgcaaatgaattacttaaaaatcatacaatgtgattttctggatttttgttttagattccgtctctcacagttgaagtgtacctatgataaaaattacagacctctacatgctttgtaagtaggaaaacctgcaaaatcggcagtgtatcaaatacttgttgtccccactgtatgtcctctaCCATTAGCAACTGTAATTTCATTTCTAGGGTAAATTAGTTTAAATTAAATAGTCCGGGAACAGAACTACCGCAACGTTACTTTTGTACCTGCTGGCAGGACGGGAGTAATAGCCTTGGGACGGAAGTAACAGCTGGCGAGAAGTGCACAATAGCTGTCTTATCTCCATGTTTCTGGTTTGTAATGCTGCTTTCTTTCAACAAATGTACTATCAGCCCTTTTCAATTACTATTCATGCTTAGCCCTACCAATCAGGTAAGCTCCAGCTGTCCTTATCAGGCTTGATAGAATAAGCGTTTTTATTCTCTTATCACATTTCCATGGTTTGACACAAGGTATTTGACCCCCAGAATcataaacatatatatttttaaccacTAACCTGTTGATAAAAGCTTTTTGAGAAGCTGATCCATCAAGTCAATTGATTAAGGCATaattctaatgatgtcatttataATTTTCAAACATTGTCACTTGTTGATATTTTGCTAACCTTATAAATGCAATATGAACTAGAGGAGACAATAGCCTGTGCTTAAAGTAATTTTATTTTAATCCAGGTCATCAGGTAACATTGTGTTAGATTCGTCCCAACCATCTGTCCTGTAACTTCTCCCAGGCTAGCACCCAAGACTAGCTAGTATGATACTTGAAACCTATGCTGTCATTTAGTCACTAGATGGGTTAAGAAAACGATATATGTTTGGAACCTTAAAAAACTAAACACAACTCTACAACCGAAAAACACGTCCGGGTACTTTCATCACTCAAAACCACTTTTTGTTGATAGCTTGGCGAAACATGGTCAGATTTTTTTTACAGGAAGCTCGTCCTCTGCATTAGGAACGTGCTGACTTCACTATGTCATTCTAGCTCCTGTCTTATCTGAGAAAAAGGCGTGTTGCTATCACCCCCTTTTACTTTCGTCCCGGCTCTCCCCTACTAATTGTACAAAAGTTCATTTGAGCATACACTCAAAACTATTACAAAATTGTTACATTCAATTAAAAAATGACCTCTTCTGAGCTTCAGGGATCAGTTTAAATGTTCCAGATGCAAGACAATGTTCAGAAAGGTACACAATAAAGAAATTAATACAGATGGGACTAGTGTTTATAGATGTGGCATTTCTATGTAATAACtgacctgtccccctcctctcttgtCCCACCCGGCAACAATGAGATGTGCTGACAGCTCTTCTTTGTACTTGTACGAGATGTTTTTCACCAGAGTGGCAGCTGAACGAACTTGAGGATCCTCTCCAACCTCAATGCTGAGTTAAAGAGGTCACAAGTCACATAAGCCACAGCTCAATAGCAGAATGCTTTAACTGCATCTACTGTATATAAGCAAACCCCCATGAGAACATGAGAAAATGCATAGTGTAGGCCATAAACCTTTTCCATACAtttaactcaaccaaatgtactAGAACTATTGTGGACCACAATAAATAGCCATGCAGTGGGTAATACCTGTGCACATCCAGCTGGTAGTTAACCATCTCAGCGATGGTCTGGGCATCTGCAGCCGAGCCTGATAGGGCGCAGTAGATCTtgtcatggaggagagagagcttgTTCATCACCCGGTTCACCACAGTCTCCCtatgagggatagagagaagagggaggatggatggaggaaaAACGAAGGGTTGAGGGAAGACCATAACTTGTTTAATGTTCATAGTAAATAATTGGCTCTCAAAGACTTGGAACAGCCACTTACCCAGCAGACACTCGAGAGTCAGAGCCCAGCACCACCCCTCCATCAAACTCAATAGCAATGATGGTGGTCTGAAAGGAAAGCACAGACACAATTTCGATTAAGTGCTTTCCAAACTGTCTTGAGGGCATAATTAAATGACTCAATTGATTGACTCAACACAGCTAAGTTCACTTTGAGACTGGCCATTTGGAAAAGGCAATAGATTCTATTTATACAttcataaaaataaatttaaaaaaactgaATGAACACCCCAACAATCTGAGGCTAATATAAATTCCACTTCCATACATGTCATCAAATTATACTCACCCCAGTTTTTACTTCTTCAGATAGCCACCCTGGCTCTGATGATTCTTCTAACATCTTGAAGCACTTTACTTTTGCGCACGATAGATAATAAGTGGCTGGTCACGTTGATACCTGTTCAGTGCGCACGGTGTGTGAGAAGCCTACTGATTATACTCGAAATGGAATGAAAAAGAAAACATGCAATTTAAAACCAAACGACGCCTCATTTAGGACATTCGCGAACGATAGCTATTAAACTAACCTTAGAGTTTTGTCATAaaaatcaactattaaagatATTTGAGAAAGCAGCTGTCATACCTTTCTGTCTGGTCCACCATTTTCCCGaagaaaatgaaaatgaaagTTACATTGTCAGTGAGAGGCCGAAATAATTTCACAAACCTAcagagctccaaaagtattgggtcaggtgaccattttttttttttttttttggctctgtactccaacacTTGAaatgatttgaaatgatacaatgactacgatgttaaagtgcagactgtccgctttaatttgagggtattttcatccatatcgggtgaaccgtttagaaagcactttttgtacatagtcccaccattttaggggaccagaagtattgggacaaattcacttatatgtgtagtAGAGTAGTAAAAAGTGTATTAT
It includes:
- the LOC121585581 gene encoding proteasome subunit beta type-9, which produces MLEESSEPGWLSEEVKTGTTIIAIEFDGGVVLGSDSRVSAGETVVNRVMNKLSLLHDKIYCALSGSAADAQTIAEMVNYQLDVHSIEVGEDPQVRSAATLVKNISYKYKEELSAHLIVAGWDKRGGGQVYVTLNGLLSRQPFAVGGSGSSYVYGFVDAEYRKAMSKEDCQQFVVNTLSLAMSRDGSSGGVAYLVTIDEKGAEEKCILGNELPTFYDQ